In Pseudomonadota bacterium, a genomic segment contains:
- a CDS encoding DUF971 domain-containing protein: MGGLTQQQLTPVEVRAPRGAQQVDIRWASGDTTTYSFELLRGYCPCASCQGHQGPITFVGGDSSELLEIEEIGNYALRLVWPDCGSGLYTYRFLRQLAEPHTGDPKKRTLPR, from the coding sequence TTGGGCGGCCTGACACAGCAGCAGCTCACACCGGTGGAAGTGCGCGCTCCCCGCGGCGCTCAGCAGGTCGACATTCGGTGGGCGAGCGGTGACACGACCACCTACTCGTTCGAGCTGCTGCGGGGCTACTGTCCCTGTGCAAGCTGCCAGGGGCATCAAGGTCCCATCACGTTCGTTGGCGGCGACAGCTCGGAGCTGCTGGAGATCGAGGAGATCGGCAACTACGCGTTGCGCCTGGTCTGGCCGGACTGCGGTTCAGGGCTGTACACGTATCGCTTCTTGCGACAACTGGCGGAGCCGCATACCGGCGATCCAAAGAAGCGCACCCTGCCCCGCTGA